GAATGTCCAAACTCCAGGCGTCGGCGCTAGGGCCTTAGCCAACCTGCGGCGCCTCGGCCGCCATTATGCTTTACTGGCGGCCTGGAGGCCGACCCTTTGGGCCTCGACGGCGACCAGGCAAACATCATCCTCAAACTCAGGGGCTCCGGAGAAGCGCTGGACATCATCCAGCAGGGCGTCGAGCATCTGCTCGGTGGGACAACGCAGATGCGCGCGGACTGATTCGATGAGGCGTTGCTGCCCGTACTCTTCCTGGCGGAGGTTATCGACCTCGTAAAGGCCATCCGTATAGAGAAGCATCAGGTCCTTCTCCGCCAAGGCGCAGCAGCAGGTTGGATAAACTGCATTTTCAAATAAGCCCAATGCCGGGCCGTGCCGCGCATCGCAAACTTTGAGCAGTTCGACCGTTCCCATCCGACGCCGCACTCGAATCGGGCTGGGATGTCCCGCGCTGGCAAAGCGCAGTTCGCCGGCGGCCACGTCGGCCACCAGGTAAAACGCCGTGGCCAAAAACGGCTCGCGGGTGCGCCGCAAAATCGCGTGCAAACTGCGATTGATTTCGGTCAGGAATTTCCCCGCATCCGCCGCTACCGGCATCAACTCCTCGACCAACCCCCGCATGATGGCAGTCACCAGTGCTGCGCGCATCCCATGGCCCATCACGTCGCAAATGAAAACCCCGGCCGTCGAGCCAGTAATGGCAAAAACGTCAAAGAAATCGCCGCCGACAGCGGCAGCGGGCAAGTAGCGATGGGAGAAGCTGAGGGCGCTTTCTTGCGGGGAAACCCATTGCGGGAAGGTGGGGTATTGGTGAGGAAGAAATATCTCCTGGACCTCGCGCGCCATATTAAAGTCGGCTTCAAGCAGCGCGTTTTTCGTTCGCAATTCATCGGCGTAATGGCCGAGCTGCTCGGTCAAACGCTTGCGTTCGATGGCGTAGCGCATCGCGCGGGCCAGCAGTTGCCCATCGACTTGACCCTTCACCAAAAAATCCTGGGCGCCCTGGTGAACTGCCTCGACCGCCACGTTGGTATCGTTCAATCCGCTGAGCACGATGATCGGCAGACCAGGCGCCTGCGCATGTAACTGGGTGAAGGTCTCCAGTCCATGGCTGTCGGGCAGGGAAAGGTCTAATAGAACGATGCCAATGCCCCCTTTTGCGAGGCGTTTGAGCCCGGCATCGAGACGGTCCACCGCCTCGGACTCGAACAGGTCGCCGGCGGCATCGGCGAGCATCAATTGAATCAGCCTGGCGTCGCCGGGATTATCCTCGATTAACAACACCTTAACGTGCTCGAGCTGGGGCGAGGTTTCCTTGCACTCGGCGAAGGCGCGGCCCAGTTCCTGGTGGTTTATTACATTTAATTCAGTATGCATGCAGCGGCGGCACAGCCCCCTTTCTGACACCATATTCGCGCCTGGAGAAAGGCGCAAGCAAGGGGGTTGTTTATTCTTCTGGCTTGGGCAACGTGAAGTAGAAAGTAGCCCCATCCCCCACCTTGGATTCCACCCAGAGCTTGCCTCCATGCCTTTCTATGATCTTCTTGCAAATGGCCAAGCCCATACCCGTGCCGGCATATTCCTGACGCGTGTGCAGGCGCTGAAAGATGACAAAAACACGCTCAAAATATTTTGGATCGATGCCAATGCCATTGTCATGGACTGAGAAGAGCCATTCATTTTCGCGCTGCTCGACGTGGATATTGACCCGGGGCGGTTGCGGGCCATGGAACTTGATAGCATTGCCGAGCAGGTTCTGGAACACCTGGGTCAATTGAACGATGTCGGCGCGCACCTGGGGGAGAGGGCCGCTGGTGATTCTGGCGCCGGTCTCCTCGATGGCAACTTTCAGATTAGAGAGTGCCGCCCGAAGCACGTGCTCGCAATTGACCAGTTCAAAGGGCCGGCCACGCTGATCGACCCTGGAGTACGCCAGCAAATCGTGGATGAGCGCCTCCATCCGTTGCGCGCCATCGAGCGCGAAGCCGATGAATTCCAGCGACTGTTTGTCCAGCTTGCCCTGACAACGCTGCATCAGCAGTTGGAGATAGCTATTCACGGTGCGCAGTGGCTCGAATAGATCGTGCGATGCGACATAGGCAAACTGTTGCAGCTCGGTGTTGGAGCGTTCGAGATTGGCTCCGGTCTGGCGCAGTTTGGCCTCGGCGCGAAGGCGATCAAGGTCGGTGCGGTAAAGGAGTCTGGCGTGCCACCAAATCAAACCGGTAAAGATAATGATGCAGGTCACGGCAAAAATCGAGATGGCGGCTTCCTGCCGGTAGAATCCTTTCTGC
This genomic stretch from Verrucomicrobiia bacterium harbors:
- a CDS encoding SpoIIE family protein phosphatase, whose translation is MHTELNVINHQELGRAFAECKETSPQLEHVKVLLIEDNPGDARLIQLMLADAAGDLFESEAVDRLDAGLKRLAKGGIGIVLLDLSLPDSHGLETFTQLHAQAPGLPIIVLSGLNDTNVAVEAVHQGAQDFLVKGQVDGQLLARAMRYAIERKRLTEQLGHYADELRTKNALLEADFNMAREVQEIFLPHQYPTFPQWVSPQESALSFSHRYLPAAAVGGDFFDVFAITGSTAGVFICDVMGHGMRAALVTAIMRGLVEELMPVAADAGKFLTEINRSLHAILRRTREPFLATAFYLVADVAAGELRFASAGHPSPIRVRRRMGTVELLKVCDARHGPALGLFENAVYPTCCCALAEKDLMLLYTDGLYEVDNLRQEEYGQQRLIESVRAHLRCPTEQMLDALLDDVQRFSGAPEFEDDVCLVAVEAQRVGLQAASKA
- a CDS encoding ATP-binding protein, translated to MTKVTSGIVVLIGGLVLVGWVLNIEPLIRLVPTGVVMNPVTALTFVMAGIALERLVAGDSATSNRRAGLWCSLAALVLLVGAFKLADDLFGLGFHIDHVLFSGRLNRSAGFPLSEMAPNTALNFFFFGAGLLLLDSKRRAGLRFAQGLVMGVGLISMLALIGYSYRVLRLYRVGGSIPMALDTALAFALLSVGFLAGRPERGLMPLITSQTTGGAMVRRLLPMAIVVPWLLGALLLMGEQKGFYRQEAAISIFAVTCIIIFTGLIWWHARLLYRTDLDRLRAEAKLRQTGANLERSNTELQQFAYVASHDLFEPLRTVNSYLQLLMQRCQGKLDKQSLEFIGFALDGAQRMEALIHDLLAYSRVDQRGRPFELVNCEHVLRAALSNLKVAIEETGARITSGPLPQVRADIVQLTQVFQNLLGNAIKFHGPQPPRVNIHVEQRENEWLFSVHDNGIGIDPKYFERVFVIFQRLHTRQEYAGTGMGLAICKKIIERHGGKLWVESKVGDGATFYFTLPKPEE